In Methanoregula formicica SMSP, the DNA window GGGAAGGACCGAGAACTGCGGCTCGACAAACACGACCTCGTCAACTCCCAGGATCTCCGCTGCCATCATTCTTTAGTCACCCCGCTCGATCCGCATCCCGTGCGGTGCTTCGATGGTCCCGTCAATCTTCGCGTCCTCGTGAAGCACCAGCGACTTCGCCCTGACATCGCCAAGGATGTGGGCCCCCCGCTTCACGAACACGGTCGAGCCGCTCTCCACGTTTCCGTGGACGGTGACGCCGCTGACCACCGTGATCCGGTTCTTTGCCCGGAGGCTGCCGAAGATGACCGTATCCTGCTGGACATCGATGGAGCCCGCCCGGATGTTGCCGTGGAGCCGGCACCCTTTCCCGATCTTCATGGTCGAGGGAACAGAGAAGACCTTCATGTTCAGCTTTGACCGGGCGGGGATCATGAGCGGAACCTCCCGTGTCTCTTCCTCGTCATCCGAGAAGAGGTCATCGAGGATCCGGTCGAGTTCCTTCTCGTTCTCGATATGGAGGAGGGTCATCAAGTAAATGATGATGAACATGTAGACCGGCATCGGGTTCCGTATTGCGATGTCGCCTTTTGCTGAGAATCCGTCCACGATCTCGACCTTCTCGCCGATGTCGA includes these proteins:
- a CDS encoding polymer-forming cytoskeletal protein; translation: MKERSAQDWHRHCLLPDGTELQEHSLKTARDIVVGESCQIDYGLRGNDVFVGESSKIREYVWAARDTRIGNWCEIGNDVIAKRDAYIGEGVKIFGKLEVNGALDIGEKVEIVDGFSAKGDIAIRNPMPVYMFIIIYLMTLLHIENEKELDRILDDLFSDDEEETREVPLMIPARSKLNMKVFSVPSTMKIGKGCRLHGNIRAGSIDVQQDTVIFGSLRAKNRITVVSGVTVHGNVESGSTVFVKRGAHILGDVRAKSLVLHEDAKIDGTIEAPHGMRIERGD